A window of the candidate division WOR-3 bacterium genome harbors these coding sequences:
- a CDS encoding TonB family protein, translating into MKDHKKMYGIYLRAGLLSSLVIFIVLFLLVPYAQPLPYELKHEIITMVEDISSYIDKYEEPPPVERPKVVVPAENIGDEENVVETIAETEFTENPIRTRPIGPEIEIVPYYKVEVKPQPVVQTKPRYPDLARRAGIEGQTVVKALVDIDGSIMDVQILKSSGNQMLDEAALAAARNWKFSPAKQRDKYVRVYVSIPFNFRLVDSG; encoded by the coding sequence ATGAAGGATCATAAGAAGATGTACGGAATCTATCTGCGGGCCGGATTACTCTCCAGCCTCGTGATATTCATTGTTCTCTTTCTACTCGTTCCTTATGCCCAGCCCCTTCCTTATGAACTAAAACATGAAATAATCACGATGGTGGAAGATATTTCTTCATACATTGACAAGTATGAAGAACCGCCACCCGTAGAGCGCCCAAAGGTTGTGGTCCCGGCCGAGAATATAGGGGATGAAGAGAATGTTGTTGAGACCATTGCTGAAACCGAGTTTACCGAGAATCCTATCCGGACAAGACCCATAGGACCCGAGATAGAGATCGTGCCCTATTATAAGGTTGAAGTGAAACCGCAGCCGGTCGTTCAGACGAAACCCCGGTATCCTGACCTGGCGCGCCGGGCAGGGATCGAGGGCCAGACCGTGGTCAAGGCCTTGGTCGACATTGATGGTAGTATAATGGATGTTCAGATACTGAAATCGAGCGGGAATCAGATGCTCGATGAAGCGGCGCTTGCAGCGGCGCGCAACTGGAAGTTCTCCCCGGCAAAACAGCGAGACAAGTACGTGCGCGTATACGTTTCGATTCCATTTAACTTCAGGCTGGTCGATTCGGGATGA
- a CDS encoding phosphopentomutase, with the protein MKRAIVLILDGVGIGALPDAAQYGDEGSNTLVNLAEQCNGLDLPVLESLGLGNITDIMGVKRVSEPLAFFGKMAEQSPGKDSTSGHWELCGVILEKPFPTFPKGFPADIISEFEKQIGHEILGNVPASGTEIIKRLGEKHIREKKPIVYTSADSVFQVACHIDVFNVEELYSFCKTARAMLQGEYGVARVIARPFAGTFPEFYRTKDRRDFSMAPPAPTLLDIVHEDGTKVTVIGKVDDLFSHRGFDESFHSVNNLECIDFVLDSMKEEHDALIVANFVQFDMDWGHRNDVEGFGKGLVEMDKGLGRIIRQARDEDIIFITADHGNDPTTPSTDHSREHVPILAYRNGFAGQNVGIRETFADLAKTTANFLGIGGIKNGKDFLEDCR; encoded by the coding sequence ATGAAAAGGGCGATCGTTCTGATCCTGGATGGAGTAGGTATTGGAGCGCTGCCAGACGCAGCACAGTATGGAGACGAAGGAAGTAATACGCTCGTAAATCTTGCGGAACAATGCAACGGGTTAGACCTTCCAGTGCTCGAAAGCCTCGGCCTGGGCAACATAACCGACATCATGGGCGTAAAACGCGTGTCCGAACCCCTTGCCTTTTTTGGTAAGATGGCCGAGCAATCTCCTGGCAAAGACTCGACATCAGGACACTGGGAGTTGTGCGGCGTGATCCTGGAAAAACCTTTTCCGACCTTTCCAAAAGGCTTTCCTGCAGACATAATAAGCGAGTTCGAGAAACAGATCGGACATGAAATCCTGGGCAACGTACCTGCGTCAGGCACGGAGATTATCAAACGCCTCGGAGAAAAGCACATTCGGGAAAAGAAGCCGATCGTGTATACATCGGCAGACAGCGTGTTCCAGGTCGCGTGCCACATCGATGTTTTCAACGTCGAGGAACTGTATTCATTCTGCAAAACGGCACGCGCCATGCTGCAGGGTGAATACGGAGTGGCTCGCGTAATTGCCCGTCCTTTTGCCGGTACCTTTCCTGAATTCTACCGCACCAAGGACCGGCGTGACTTTTCCATGGCGCCGCCCGCGCCGACACTCCTTGACATTGTCCATGAAGATGGCACAAAAGTCACGGTCATCGGCAAGGTCGACGACCTTTTCAGCCACCGCGGTTTCGACGAATCCTTTCATTCGGTGAACAATCTGGAGTGTATCGACTTTGTCCTTGATTCAATGAAGGAAGAACACGATGCCTTGATCGTCGCGAATTTCGTCCAGTTTGATATGGATTGGGGGCACCGGAATGATGTTGAGGGTTTTGGAAAAGGATTGGTCGAAATGGACAAGGGCCTTGGCCGCATCATTAGACAAGCCCGCGACGAAGATATCATATTCATCACCGCTGATCACGGTAATGACCCCACCACTCCCTCGACTGACCATTCGCGCGAGCATGTGCCGATCCTTGCGTACCGTAACGGCTTTGCTGGACAGAACGTGGGAATACGCGAGACTTTTGCAGACCTTGCGAAGACAACCGCAAATTTTCTGGGCATCGGAGGCATAAAAAATGGCAAAGACTTCCTCGAAGACTGCCGTTAA
- the cdd gene encoding cytidine deaminase has protein sequence MAKTSSKTAVNKKISKELLRRVKKTLKHVYAPYSGISVSAALYCSSGNIYTGCNVENSSYSLTMCAERVALFKAVSEGEKDFLLLLLHSPDIDSILPCGACLQVYSELASEIVITTVNAKDEFRFYPIKTLLAQPFRLKK, from the coding sequence ATGGCAAAGACTTCCTCGAAGACTGCCGTTAATAAGAAGATCTCAAAAGAATTACTGAGGCGTGTTAAAAAAACCCTAAAGCATGTTTACGCGCCGTACTCCGGTATTTCAGTCAGCGCCGCGCTCTACTGCTCGAGCGGAAACATATATACAGGATGCAATGTGGAAAACAGCTCCTACTCGCTTACGATGTGTGCAGAACGAGTAGCGCTGTTCAAGGCGGTATCAGAAGGAGAAAAGGATTTCTTACTGCTGTTACTCCATTCTCCGGATATCGATTCGATACTCCCATGCGGCGCCTGCCTTCAGGTGTACAGTGAACTTGCCTCCGAAATAGTCATCACCACGGTGAACGCGAAAGATGAGTTCCGCTTCTATCCCATAAAGACGCTTCTGGCACAACCGTTCCGGCTTAAAAAATGA
- a CDS encoding putative LPS assembly protein LptD, translated as MQDTTLSDSIDIVRYQATTITYDLERSIIILNDSSVITYKDIMLTSDSAYYYVETNHLEAFGRCHLKQLDDSIQGNFIRYNIENQKALMTSGRTQIEEGFIDGEEIYWIDEKTVNSYKGTYTTCDDSPPHYYFYSPRMKVYLGDMVIARPIFLYIQDIPVFGAPFWFVPISSKRKSGLLPFRIGNSGTFGKFIRGLAYYFVISDYADITLQLDALEKKGIMPQIEGVWDYSPFSKGKIFASYIRDTESEKVRYNIEARNVSELFLLGSSFNCDIKYVSDNSYRQDYAETTAIWLEREISSQATLTRVISGFKNTLTLERKEDYTDTTVTLKLPYYTMSGPSSMLFSTISYALSGHVSRDRQTTTQDTIDVLGANLHTAPTIQQNVLGIVSLSPRFDLDVALFNEDTSGNKWPSRFGYSFATTASTNFFRVFGVDMLGVHGLLHKILPSITYAYTPDFDFGAFPRVTGIPSYAHTNSIGFGVNQEIEAKVGDESKKQNILRLNLNGGYDLKRDSLSDVNFLLSAPYNPLPSPVTTFNTQVDGNIDPYTREYSYTITNNFGMKLDFLSLNLGQSYRRGGNYQIWFNGDIKPTSNWALTYSARYDWQTKSLVDYSFGLVRNLHCWEAVFNFNQLGDDWRYDFKIRIKSIPEVSIGKGLLGYVFE; from the coding sequence ATGCAAGACACTACTCTGAGCGACTCCATCGACATTGTCCGCTATCAGGCAACTACCATAACGTATGACCTGGAACGATCAATCATAATCCTTAATGATTCATCTGTCATAACTTACAAAGATATCATGCTGACATCCGACAGCGCATACTACTACGTTGAAACAAATCACCTCGAGGCATTTGGCAGGTGCCATCTTAAGCAACTCGATGATTCCATACAGGGCAATTTCATTAGATACAACATCGAAAATCAGAAGGCATTGATGACGAGCGGCAGGACTCAGATCGAAGAAGGTTTTATCGACGGGGAAGAAATCTATTGGATCGACGAGAAAACAGTCAACAGCTACAAAGGCACTTACACCACGTGCGATGATTCACCTCCTCATTATTATTTCTACTCGCCCAGGATGAAAGTGTACCTCGGTGACATGGTGATAGCGCGCCCGATCTTTCTATACATCCAGGATATTCCGGTCTTTGGTGCGCCATTTTGGTTTGTCCCTATATCCTCGAAAAGAAAATCGGGACTGCTGCCTTTTCGCATTGGCAACTCAGGCACGTTCGGTAAGTTTATCAGAGGGCTCGCCTATTACTTTGTAATATCCGATTACGCAGACATCACCCTGCAGCTCGATGCCTTGGAGAAAAAAGGAATAATGCCACAAATCGAGGGTGTTTGGGATTACTCGCCTTTTTCCAAAGGCAAAATATTCGCATCCTACATTCGCGACACCGAGTCCGAAAAAGTCAGATACAACATAGAAGCACGCAATGTGTCTGAACTTTTCCTACTGGGATCGAGCTTCAACTGCGATATCAAGTACGTGAGCGACAATAGTTACCGCCAGGACTATGCAGAAACGACCGCGATATGGCTGGAAAGGGAGATATCTTCGCAGGCAACGCTCACCCGCGTCATCTCCGGATTCAAGAACACCCTCACGCTCGAACGAAAAGAGGACTATACCGATACTACGGTCACTCTTAAACTACCTTATTATACTATGAGCGGTCCTTCATCAATGTTGTTTTCAACAATAAGTTACGCTCTTTCCGGACATGTCAGCAGGGATCGTCAGACCACCACTCAAGACACGATTGATGTATTGGGCGCTAATCTACATACTGCGCCGACGATCCAGCAGAATGTTCTTGGTATCGTCTCGCTCTCTCCAAGATTCGATCTGGATGTCGCTCTCTTCAACGAGGATACTTCAGGCAACAAATGGCCATCCCGGTTCGGTTATTCCTTTGCCACAACTGCAAGTACGAACTTCTTCCGTGTCTTCGGTGTCGATATGCTGGGCGTACATGGACTACTTCACAAAATTCTGCCAAGTATTACATATGCCTACACACCCGATTTTGATTTCGGCGCGTTTCCGAGGGTGACCGGTATTCCTTCATACGCACATACAAACAGTATTGGCTTCGGCGTGAATCAAGAAATTGAAGCGAAGGTAGGCGATGAATCAAAGAAACAAAACATACTGCGGCTTAATCTTAATGGCGGATATGATCTCAAAAGGGACTCGCTCTCGGACGTCAATTTTCTTCTCTCGGCACCGTATAACCCTCTGCCGTCTCCGGTCACAACTTTCAACACGCAGGTAGACGGCAATATCGATCCATACACGCGAGAGTATTCTTACACTATCACGAATAATTTCGGCATGAAATTAGATTTTCTATCGCTGAATCTCGGGCAGAGTTACCGACGCGGAGGTAACTACCAGATATGGTTCAACGGTGATATCAAACCGACCAGCAACTGGGCACTGACGTACTCGGCTCGCTACGATTGGCAAACGAAAAGTTTAGTCGACTACAGCTTCGGACTCGTACGCAATCTGCACTGTTGGGAAGCAGTATTCAACTTCAATCAACTGGGTGATGACTGGCGATATGACTTCAAGATCAGGATTAAATCGATCCCTGAAGTATCAATAGGTAAGGGGTTACTCGGTTACGTCTTCGAGTAA